In Desulfuromonas sp., the genomic stretch TATTTTTTAAACATATGGCACCCAACTTGTAAGCAGGTCCTGGGAAACAGCCCAGAGGCCTCACCCGTTTTCACGAAAAACGACCAGAGCTCCAAGGGTGACTAATTTTTAGACAGGAGGAAGACTGTATGACTGCCCAACTCGACGAAAAAGTGGAACCGATTTTCCAGGAAGTCCTGGCGCGCAACCCCGGCGAGACCGAATTCCACCAGGCCGTTCGCGAGGTTCTCGAATCTCTCGGACCGGTCCTGGTGAAGAACCCCGAGTTCACTCACCACAAGATCATCGAGAGGATCTGCGAGCCGGAGCGTCAGATCATCTTTCGGGTGCCCTGGCAGGACGACAAGAACCAGGTGCAGATCAACCGTGGCTTCCGGGTCGAATTCAACAGCGCCCTCGGCCCCTACAAAGGCGGCCTGCGCTTCCACCCCTCGGTCTACCTCGGCATCATCAAGTTTCTCGGCTTCGAGCAGATTTTCAAGAACTCCCTGACCGGCCTGCCCATCGGCGGCGGCAAGGGCGGCTCCGACTTCGACCCCAAGGGCAAGTCCGATGACGAGATCATGCGCTTCTGCCAGAGCTTCATGACCGAGCTCTACCGCCACCTCGGAGAATACACCGACGTCCCCGCAGGCGACATCGGCGTCGGCGGCCGGGAGATCGGCTACATGTTCGGCCAGTACAAGCGTATCACCAACCGCTACGAGGCGGGCATCCTGACCGGCAAGGGCCTCGACTGGGGCGGCTCCCTGGTACGCACCGAGGCCACCGGCTACGGCGCGGTCTTCTTCGTCGACGAGATGCTCAAGGCCCGCAAGGACAGTTTCGANTCTGCACGGTCTCCGGCTCGGGCAACGTGGCCATCTACACCACCGAGAAGATCAACCAGCTCGGCGGCAAGGTCGTCGCCTGCTCCGACTCCAACGGCTACATCTACGACGAGAAGGGGATCGACCTGGAGCTGGTCCAGCAGCTCAAGGAAGTGGAGCGCCGCCGCATCAAGGACTACACCGGCTACCGCAAGCACGCCAAGTACGTGGCCAAGGGGAACATCTGGGAGGTCCCCTGCCAGGTCGCCATGCCCTCGGCGACCCAGAACGAGATCAACGGCAAGGACGCCGCCCTGCTGGTCAAGAACGGCTGCATCGCGGTCGGCGAAGGGGCCAACATGCCGACCACGCCCGAGGGGGTCAAGGTCTTCCTCGAGGCCGGCATCGCCTACGGCCCCGGCAAGGCCGCCAATGCCGGCGGCGTGGCCACCTCGGCCCTGGAGATGCAGCAGAACGCCAGCCGCGACTCCTGGGACTTCGAGTACACCGAGAAACGCCTGCAGCAGATCATGAAGAACATCCACCAGAACTGCTACGAAACCGCCCTCGAGTACGGCGCACCGGGCAACTACGTCGTCGGCGCCAACATCGCCGGTTTCATCAAGGTGGCCAACGCCATGGTCGCCATGGGCGTCATCTAGAGCGAGAACCGGAAACAGAACGCACATGTTGATCGCCTGACCCGCAAGCAAAGCCCTCCGAGCGACCCGCTTGGAGGGCTTTGCTTTCCCCGGGAACAGGGCTAGAATGAAGCGGGATCAGATTTCCTTCCGGGCGGGTACGAGAACCCGCTCGGGGGAAGCGGCACTACAAGGACAGGAGACGGGATGATGGCAGCAGCACGGGTAACGACCGGCTTTCAGGGACTGGACGACATTCTGGACGGCCTCCGCATCGGCGACAACGTGGTCTGGAAGGTCGACTCCATCGACGATTACCGTGACTTTGTCGGCCCCTTCGTCGAAAGTTCGCTGAAGGACGGCAGGAAAGTCGTCTACATGCGCTTCGGTCAGCATGCGCCCCTGCTGGAGGAGATCGAAGGGGTGCGCACCTGCGAACTCGACCCCCGCCAGGGCTTCGAGCATTTCGCCACCCGGATTCACGCCATCATCACCGAGGAGGGCAAGGAGACCTTCTACGTCTTCGACTGCCTCTCCGAACTGCTGTCCGCCTGGGCCACCGACCACATGATCGGCAACTTCTTTCGCGTCACCTGCCCCTACCTGTTCGAGTTGGACACCGTCGCCTACTTCGCCCTCATCCGCGACCGCCACGCCTTCAAGACCATCGCTCGCATCCGGGAGACGACCCAGGTCCTTCTCGACGTCCACAACTGTGCCGGAGACATGTACATCCACCCCCTCAAGGTGTGGCAGCGCAACTCCCCCACCATGTTCCTGCCCCACCTGAGGGACGGAGACGTTTTCACCCCTCTGGCCAACAGCTACGACGCCACCAACCTCCTTACCGACATCCACCGCCGCGACTCGGTCAGCGCCAGCCGCCAGCTCGACCACTGGCATCGCCTCTTCCTGCAGGCCGAGGAACTCGACCGGAGCGCTTCGGCCGAAGACGAGCAGAAGGCCATGGTCGGCCACCTCTGCCATCACCTCATCGGGCGCGAGGAGCGGATGCTCTCCCTGGCCCGCGAACACCTCTCCCTGGAGGACCTGCTCAACATCAAGTCGCGCATGGTCGGCACGGGGTTCATCGGCGGCAAGACGGTGGGCATGCTGCTGGCACGAAGGATCCTGGAAAAAGACCACCAGCTCGACTGGCAGACTCTGCTGGAGACCCACGACTCTTTTTTCGTCGGCTCCAACGTCTACTACGCGTATATCGTCCACAACGGCTGGTGGAAGCTGTACATGCGCCAGAAGACCGAAGAAGGCTACTTCGAGGCCGCCGCCGAGCTGAAAGAAAAGATGCTCCACGGCACCTTTCCCGAGATGGTCGCCACCGGTTTCCGGCAGATGCTCGAATACTTTGGCCAGTACCCGATCATCGTCCGCTCCAGTTCCCTGCTGGAGGACAGTTTCGGCAGCGCCTTCGCCGGCAAGTACGACAGCTTTTTCTGCGCCAGCCAGGGCTCCCTCGAGCAGCGCTACGAGGCCTTCGCCGACGCGGTGCGCAAGATCTTCGCCAGCACCATGAGCGAGGACGCCCTGACCTACCGAATCCAGCGGGGCCTGGACAAACATGACGAGCAGATGGCCCTGCTCGTCCAAAGGGTCTCAGGAGCCTACCGCAAGCACTACTACTTTCCCGAGCTGGCCGGGGTGGGGGTGTCGCACAACACCTTCGTCTGGGACAAGGACATGGACCCGAAGGCGGGGATGCTGCGACTGGTCTACGGCCTGGGCACCCGGGCGGTTGACCGGGTGGAGGGAGACTACCCGCGCATCGTCGCCCTCGACGCCCCCCTGAAAAAGCCCCACAAAGGCTTCGAGGACACCCGCCGCTTTGCCCAGAGAGACATCGCCCTGATCAATCTCGAGGACAACGCCGTCCAGACCGTCTCCATTCTGAGCCTGGCCAACGACGGGCTCGACCTGCGCCTGGAGCGGTTCGGGATCAAGGACCGTGAAACGATGCAAAAACTGGCGGCGCGGGGCCGCAAGGGACAGGAGGTCTGGCTGCTGACATTCGACGAACTGCTCTCCGACGAGGGCTTCACCGGCCTGCTCCGCAACATGCTCAAGACCATCGAGACGGCCTACGGCTACCCCGTGGACGTGGAGTTCACCGTCAACTTCGCCACCGACGGCAGCCCCAAGATCAACGTCCTGCAGTGCCGCCCCCTCCAGACCAAGGGCCAGCGGAAAAAGGTCCAGATCCCCGAAAGGGTCGAGGCGAAAAACGTCCTTATCCGCTCGGAGGGGAATTTCATGGGAGGCAACATCTCCCAGCCCCTCAAGTGGGTGATCTGGGTGGATCCGGAGGAGTACACCCGCCTGGCCCTCTCCCAGAAGTACGAGGTCGCCCGCCTGGTGGGCCGCCTGAACAAGCGGATCGCCGACCGCCAAAAGAGCCCCACGATGCTCCTCGGTCCCGGCCGCTGGGGCACCTCCACCCCGAACCTGGGGGTTCCGGTGACCTTCTCCGAAATCAGCAACATCACCGCCCTGGGCGAGGTGGCCTTCAGCGCCGGCGGCCTCATGCCGGAACTCTCCTACGGCTCCCACTTCTTCCAGGACCTGGTCGAGGCCGACATCTTTTATCTGGCCGTTTTCCCGGAAAACAAAAGCTGCCATTTCAACGAAAAGTGGCTGAAAAGCCTGCCGAACAGCCTGGAACCCCTCATGCCCGCCAGCAGCCACTTCAAGAACGTCGTGAAGGCCTACCGAGTCGAGGAGGAACGACTGCTCCTCGTGGCCGACGTGGTGACCCAG encodes the following:
- a CDS encoding PEP/pyruvate-binding domain-containing protein — translated: MMAAARVTTGFQGLDDILDGLRIGDNVVWKVDSIDDYRDFVGPFVESSLKDGRKVVYMRFGQHAPLLEEIEGVRTCELDPRQGFEHFATRIHAIITEEGKETFYVFDCLSELLSAWATDHMIGNFFRVTCPYLFELDTVAYFALIRDRHAFKTIARIRETTQVLLDVHNCAGDMYIHPLKVWQRNSPTMFLPHLRDGDVFTPLANSYDATNLLTDIHRRDSVSASRQLDHWHRLFLQAEELDRSASAEDEQKAMVGHLCHHLIGREERMLSLAREHLSLEDLLNIKSRMVGTGFIGGKTVGMLLARRILEKDHQLDWQTLLETHDSFFVGSNVYYAYIVHNGWWKLYMRQKTEEGYFEAAAELKEKMLHGTFPEMVATGFRQMLEYFGQYPIIVRSSSLLEDSFGSAFAGKYDSFFCASQGSLEQRYEAFADAVRKIFASTMSEDALTYRIQRGLDKHDEQMALLVQRVSGAYRKHYYFPELAGVGVSHNTFVWDKDMDPKAGMLRLVYGLGTRAVDRVEGDYPRIVALDAPLKKPHKGFEDTRRFAQRDIALINLEDNAVQTVSILSLANDGLDLRLERFGIKDRETMQKLAARGRKGQEVWLLTFDELLSDEGFTGLLRNMLKTIETAYGYPVDVEFTVNFATDGSPKINVLQCRPLQTKGQRKKVQIPERVEAKNVLIRSEGNFMGGNISQPLKWVIWVDPEEYTRLALSQKYEVARLVGRLNKRIADRQKSPTMLLGPGRWGTSTPNLGVPVTFSEISNITALGEVAFSAGGLMPELSYGSHFFQDLVEADIFYLAVFPENKSCHFNEKWLKSLPNSLEPLMPASSHFKNVVKAYRVEEERLLLVADVVTQALLCYRGGAPLPEQN